Proteins from a genomic interval of Sulfurimonas sp. HSL3-2:
- a CDS encoding globin, giving the protein MELKITDGEMGVRPPVTKPHPGFLHQVGEERFRKLVSDHYELIRNSDIAFLFPVNDEDDFEQAKKNAADFLIQICGGPDYFNQHRGEPRMVGRHAPFRIDEHARRRWLEFYAELLPKLEDEGISPEYIKSFWDYLDIFSIWMINIK; this is encoded by the coding sequence ATGGAATTGAAGATTACAGATGGAGAGATGGGTGTACGTCCACCGGTTACAAAGCCCCATCCTGGGTTCCTTCATCAAGTTGGTGAAGAAAGATTTCGTAAGCTTGTAAGTGATCACTACGAACTTATAAGAAACAGCGATATAGCGTTTTTATTTCCGGTAAACGATGAGGATGATTTTGAGCAGGCGAAAAAGAATGCTGCTGATTTCTTGATTCAGATATGCGGCGGTCCTGATTATTTCAACCAACACCGCGGTGAGCCTAGAATGGTAGGTCGTCATGCACCTTTTCGTATTGATGAACATGCAAGAAGAAGATGGTTGGAGTTTTATGCAGAGCTTCTTCCAAAACTCGAAGATGAGGGGATAAGCCCTGAGTATATCAAATCGTTTTGGGATTATCTCGATATCTTCTCTATCTGGATGATAAACATCAAATGA
- a CDS encoding DUF2892 domain-containing protein — MCNVGTIDRIIRAVAGIVLIGWGVMTQNWWGAVGVVLLGTAAISFCPLYTLLKIDTGCKVKE, encoded by the coding sequence ATGTGTAATGTAGGAACAATAGATAGAATTATTAGAGCTGTCGCGGGGATCGTCCTGATAGGATGGGGAGTTATGACTCAAAACTGGTGGGGAGCCGTTGGCGTCGTTCTTCTAGGGACTGCCGCTATCAGTTTTTGTCCACTTTATACACTTTTGAAAATTGACACCGGATGTAAAGTAAAAGAGTAG
- a CDS encoding 1-acyl-sn-glycerol-3-phosphate acyltransferase, with protein sequence MDLKKIEDKISSFSPFVKDIRVVMRDNFPFAIIYPDFEALQEAKIINIENELRWYGVELYNMEVDDAYKVHGYEIVHEKLPTEEEPDDEVYRVLKSYLSSVTKAEILPASHLELDLGLDSLDYVELFIFVEKSFGVEIDEALFSKLMKMKLLYEYIKEHQTHATRIDETRVKWDEVLKEDIDEKLIYSPIVMFIFKTVLFPLFKLLFRMEVIGRENIPATSCLIAPNHQSMLDGFLIESTLPYTILKRSFFLSYKGVFGTWFLKPIAINGQNILIDEDEDLKHTMQYCALPLKEGNNLVIFPEGARSRDRKFLEFKPFFAMLSKTFDRPVVPVVIDGSFEALRTGKIIPSLKKIRVTYLKPIYPEGMTYAQMTAKVKEAIATEMQRNPVYSKAL encoded by the coding sequence ATGGATTTGAAAAAAATAGAAGATAAGATCTCATCATTTTCGCCTTTTGTAAAAGATATCCGCGTTGTAATGCGTGACAACTTCCCATTCGCTATCATTTATCCGGATTTTGAAGCACTTCAAGAAGCAAAGATAATCAATATCGAAAATGAACTTCGATGGTATGGGGTAGAGCTTTACAATATGGAAGTCGATGATGCTTATAAAGTACATGGGTATGAGATCGTCCACGAGAAACTGCCCACAGAAGAGGAACCTGACGATGAGGTTTACAGAGTCTTAAAATCATACCTTTCGAGTGTGACAAAAGCGGAGATACTCCCGGCTTCGCATTTGGAACTTGATCTTGGACTGGATTCGCTTGATTATGTGGAGCTGTTTATCTTTGTAGAGAAGAGCTTCGGCGTAGAGATCGACGAAGCGCTATTTTCAAAACTCATGAAGATGAAACTGTTGTATGAATATATAAAAGAACACCAGACACATGCCACGCGCATCGATGAAACGAGAGTTAAGTGGGATGAGGTGCTAAAAGAGGATATAGACGAGAAGCTTATCTATTCGCCGATTGTGATGTTTATATTTAAAACGGTGCTGTTCCCTCTCTTTAAGCTTCTTTTTCGCATGGAAGTGATCGGCCGGGAGAACATCCCTGCAACATCCTGTCTGATCGCTCCAAATCATCAAAGCATGCTTGACGGGTTCTTGATAGAGTCCACTCTGCCTTATACAATTTTAAAACGCAGTTTTTTTCTTTCTTACAAAGGGGTATTCGGGACTTGGTTCTTAAAGCCTATCGCCATCAACGGACAGAACATTTTGATAGATGAAGATGAAGATCTCAAACACACGATGCAGTACTGTGCTCTGCCCTTAAAAGAGGGGAACAATCTTGTTATATTTCCCGAGGGAGCAAGAAGCAGGGACAGAAAATTTTTAGAGTTTAAACCCTTTTTCGCGATGCTCTCAAAAACTTTTGACCGACCTGTCGTACCCGTTGTGATCGACGGCAGTTTTGAAGCTTTAAGGACAGGCAAGATCATCCCGAGTCTAAAAAAAATAAGGGTGACATATTTAAAACCGATCTATCCTGAGGGTATGACATATGCCCAGATGACTGCCAAAGTCAAAGAGGCGATAGCAACTGAGATGCAGAGGAATCCGGTCTACTCCAAAGCACTTTGA
- a CDS encoding chemotaxis protein: MTQEELDALMSGDMDSVDDEVSELDESNEIETDEEVEESPTKAELEARRVHPNKMVPPPPYDDNKVVHQLDDVTKESEEKATQIFDIVENISNDLMEKEENINSCIQVIEDNIKLFTNLAEKFPDIKAFQKAKDDNTEALSSAQEVLESMQGSGDELMNVMDIMQYQDIHRQKIERVINVMRALSNYMNALFAGKIDDEKRVSSAVHLPGDQGTEDVVNADDIEALLAQFGTNG; encoded by the coding sequence ATGACACAAGAAGAGTTGGATGCTTTGATGAGCGGAGATATGGATTCGGTCGATGATGAAGTATCTGAACTGGATGAATCTAACGAAATCGAAACAGATGAAGAAGTGGAAGAGTCACCGACAAAAGCAGAGTTAGAAGCGCGTAGAGTGCATCCTAATAAAATGGTACCCCCACCTCCATATGACGATAACAAAGTGGTACACCAACTTGATGACGTTACAAAAGAGAGCGAAGAAAAAGCGACTCAGATCTTTGATATCGTAGAAAATATCAGTAACGACTTGATGGAGAAAGAGGAGAACATAAACTCTTGTATCCAAGTAATCGAAGATAATATAAAACTGTTTACAAATCTAGCAGAAAAATTCCCGGATATCAAAGCTTTTCAAAAAGCGAAAGATGATAATACTGAAGCGCTCTCAAGTGCTCAAGAGGTATTAGAGTCTATGCAGGGAAGCGGTGATGAACTTATGAATGTTATGGACATCATGCAGTATCAAGATATTCACCGTCAAAAAATCGAACGTGTCATCAATGTTATGCGTGCTCTTTCAAACTATATGAACGCACTTTTCGCAGGTAAAATAGATGATGAGAAGCGTGTAAGTTCTGCAGTTCACCTTCCCGGTGATCAGGGAACAGAGGATGTGGTCAATGCTGATGATATTGAAGCGTTACTTGCACAATTTGGCACAAACGGATAA
- a CDS encoding glycerophosphodiester phosphodiesterase family protein: MKFLELFSRTGLIGAHRGARTKAPENTLRSLKASVGHCDFIEVDVQLSRDGVAVIMHDDTLERTTNVAKIEAYKSRTPYNVADFTFKELDSLDYGSWFDGEFEPLLTLKQALQFIKENRMFLNIEIKDMHQFFSDEQVISTVLQEVEELRVQESVIFSSFWHEYLPLCKERLPSVPTAALVEDTHPDNLIEYLRSLHVDVYNMNDELVDKESVNKLRQAGFFVNIYTVNDPLRAKELFEMGVNGIFTDIPSLYYPL; the protein is encoded by the coding sequence ATGAAATTTTTGGAACTCTTTTCTCGAACCGGTCTTATAGGTGCTCATCGCGGCGCGCGAACCAAAGCCCCTGAGAACACTCTTCGCTCTCTTAAAGCCAGCGTGGGACATTGCGACTTTATAGAGGTCGATGTCCAGCTAAGCCGTGACGGTGTCGCTGTCATTATGCATGATGATACGTTGGAGAGGACGACGAACGTCGCTAAGATCGAAGCATATAAAAGCCGTACTCCCTATAATGTTGCCGATTTTACTTTTAAAGAGCTCGACTCACTTGATTACGGCAGCTGGTTTGACGGAGAATTTGAACCGCTGTTGACTCTAAAGCAAGCACTGCAGTTTATAAAAGAGAACAGGATGTTTTTAAATATAGAGATCAAGGATATGCATCAGTTTTTTAGTGATGAACAGGTCATCTCTACAGTGCTTCAAGAGGTAGAGGAACTGCGTGTACAAGAATCGGTGATCTTCTCCTCGTTTTGGCATGAGTATCTGCCCTTATGCAAAGAGAGACTGCCTTCTGTTCCTACCGCAGCCCTGGTAGAAGACACCCACCCTGACAACCTCATTGAGTATCTGCGCTCCTTACATGTAGACGTGTATAACATGAATGATGAACTCGTAGATAAAGAGAGCGTAAACAAGCTGCGTCAGGCTGGCTTTTTTGTGAACATATATACGGTCAACGATCCGCTTCGTGCCAAAGAGCTTTTTGAAATGGGGGTAAACGGGATCTTTACCGATATTCCCTCTTTATACTATCCTCTTTGA
- a CDS encoding peptidase U32 family protein, with product MQKVELLSPAGNLEKLRIAIDFGADAVYGGVSHFSLRIRSGKEFTFEDFKEGIEYAHSKGKKVYATINGFPFNSQLELLKKHILKMAELGPDAIIVATPGVLKLCNELAPHIPLHLSTQANVLNVLDAKVYYDMGARRIIAAREISLKDLCEIKKELPDLEVEVFVHGSMCFAYSGRCLISTLQSGRVPNRGSCANDCRFPYELYAANPETGTLFRLEEDPGIGTYIMNSKDLNLASHIKEILDSGCVDSLKIEGRTKTSYYAAVTAKAYRMAIDDYYAGCYEPSKYQYELESMQNRGYTDAYLVSRPFEKHDGQSLDFTMQMGTHQVSGMVTLEGTHFMCKYKTLPNEELEIVAPLDTVLHDVDNEIGTIYQRDGRWYMKLKKLVAENKKVWDEVHSGNLNPIELPTMLPSYTFLRIPADGDMGTHPKI from the coding sequence ATGCAAAAAGTAGAATTACTTTCTCCGGCTGGAAACTTAGAAAAGCTTCGTATTGCCATTGATTTCGGTGCCGATGCCGTATACGGCGGTGTAAGCCATTTTTCACTTCGTATACGTTCTGGCAAAGAGTTTACGTTTGAGGATTTTAAAGAGGGGATAGAGTATGCCCACTCAAAAGGAAAAAAAGTCTATGCGACTATAAACGGCTTTCCGTTTAACTCTCAGCTTGAACTTTTAAAAAAACATATACTAAAGATGGCGGAACTCGGTCCCGATGCCATTATCGTAGCGACGCCTGGAGTGCTGAAGCTATGTAATGAACTTGCACCGCATATCCCGCTTCATCTTTCGACTCAGGCAAACGTACTTAACGTCCTTGACGCAAAAGTCTACTATGATATGGGTGCGCGCCGTATCATTGCTGCTCGTGAGATATCTTTAAAAGACCTGTGTGAGATAAAAAAAGAGCTTCCTGATCTGGAAGTAGAGGTGTTTGTCCACGGTTCTATGTGTTTTGCGTATAGCGGAAGATGTCTGATATCGACATTGCAAAGCGGTCGTGTTCCAAACCGCGGAAGCTGTGCAAATGACTGTAGATTTCCGTATGAGCTCTACGCTGCAAATCCTGAGACGGGAACACTTTTCAGACTTGAAGAGGATCCTGGCATCGGGACTTACATCATGAACTCAAAAGATCTGAATTTAGCTTCGCATATCAAAGAGATACTCGATAGCGGATGTGTGGATTCACTAAAGATAGAGGGACGTACCAAGACTTCATACTATGCAGCGGTCACGGCGAAAGCCTACCGTATGGCGATAGATGACTACTATGCGGGCTGTTATGAACCGAGCAAGTATCAGTATGAGTTAGAGAGCATGCAAAACCGCGGATATACTGATGCTTATCTTGTAAGCCGTCCGTTTGAGAAACATGACGGTCAGAGTCTGGATTTTACGATGCAGATGGGAACACATCAGGTAAGCGGGATGGTCACACTAGAGGGCACGCACTTTATGTGTAAATATAAAACACTGCCAAATGAAGAGTTGGAGATCGTAGCTCCTCTTGATACAGTATTACACGACGTGGACAACGAGATAGGGACAATCTACCAAAGAGACGGCAGATGGTATATGAAGTTAAAAAAACTGGTTGCAGAGAATAAAAAAGTCTGGGATGAAGTCCATAGCGGAAACTTAAATCCTATAGAGCTGCCGACAATGCTTCCGTCGTATACTTTTTTAAGAATACCGGCAGACGGCGATATGGGCACTCACCCTAAAATTTAA
- a CDS encoding MFS transporter — MNKKSIYSWALYDWANSAYATTVMAGFFPLFFKAYFSADVNVTVSTAHLGFANSLSSFIIVLLAPLLGAIADAGSIKKRFLFLFAYLGIAMSAALSLIGAGEWQLAVFVYVLANIGFMGSNTFYDSLLPSVSTEKNIDFVSSLGFALGYLGGGVLFSVNVWMLQDFAFFGFTDEAAAIKASFVSVALWWALFSLPLLLFVEEKREKTELKTSLIKQGYMRLKTTFSKISQLKGLLLFLIAYWLYIDGVDTIIRMAVDYGMALGFDSHNLILALLIVQFVGFPATLLFAKLAQYWDTKKAIYLAIAIYIFIVFWATRMNEVYEFYVLAVMIALVQGGIQALSRSYYSKMIPHDQAAEFFGFYNFLGKFATIFGPLLIAVVALFSENSRLAIASVSLFFVVGAILLFFVDEKKVAHDVQSALE; from the coding sequence ATGAATAAAAAAAGCATCTACTCTTGGGCACTTTACGACTGGGCGAATTCCGCTTATGCTACTACCGTTATGGCAGGTTTTTTCCCGCTCTTTTTCAAAGCGTATTTCAGTGCCGATGTAAATGTGACCGTAAGTACTGCCCATCTGGGTTTTGCTAACTCTCTGTCTAGTTTCATTATCGTACTTTTGGCACCGCTTTTAGGGGCGATAGCCGATGCCGGTTCCATAAAAAAACGCTTTTTATTTTTATTTGCCTATCTAGGTATCGCGATGAGTGCGGCTTTATCCCTTATCGGTGCAGGAGAGTGGCAGCTGGCAGTTTTTGTCTATGTTCTTGCCAACATTGGATTTATGGGTTCTAACACATTTTACGACTCCCTGCTTCCCTCCGTATCTACGGAAAAAAATATCGATTTTGTATCGAGTCTCGGTTTTGCTTTAGGATATCTCGGCGGAGGGGTTCTCTTTAGCGTCAATGTCTGGATGCTGCAGGATTTTGCGTTCTTTGGCTTTACGGATGAAGCTGCGGCCATTAAAGCCTCATTTGTCAGCGTAGCATTGTGGTGGGCACTTTTCTCCCTTCCACTGCTTCTCTTCGTCGAGGAAAAAAGAGAAAAAACCGAACTAAAAACGAGTCTGATAAAACAAGGCTACATGAGACTCAAAACCACGTTCAGCAAGATATCACAGCTCAAAGGACTGTTGCTGTTTCTTATCGCATACTGGCTTTATATCGACGGTGTAGATACGATCATCAGGATGGCTGTTGACTACGGTATGGCACTAGGATTTGACTCGCACAACCTCATACTTGCGCTTCTGATTGTGCAGTTTGTCGGCTTTCCAGCCACCCTTTTGTTTGCAAAACTGGCTCAGTATTGGGATACAAAAAAAGCGATCTATCTTGCTATTGCCATCTATATTTTTATCGTCTTTTGGGCGACTAGAATGAACGAGGTCTATGAGTTTTATGTTCTGGCGGTGATGATCGCTCTTGTCCAAGGTGGCATCCAGGCACTAAGCCGCTCCTACTACTCAAAGATGATCCCCCATGATCAGGCGGCAGAATTTTTCGGTTTTTACAACTTTCTTGGTAAATTCGCCACGATCTTCGGGCCTTTACTTATTGCCGTAGTTGCACTTTTCAGTGAAAACTCACGACTTGCGATAGCATCGGTCTCGCTGTTTTTTGTCGTCGGTGCGATCTTACTGTTTTTCGTAGATGAGAAAAAAGTTGCTCATGATGTTCAAAGTGCTTTGGAGTAG
- a CDS encoding DUF3972 domain-containing protein — MSFNWMSIEEYADLTGLELLAIEELIARDKLVSRVENGQTYIDPSKGTSEIVPSQLQDVSKSSSPDMTVPAQFVERTIGTIINLHERVLDAKDETIESIKNENMFLKEALSSLQELYEEDRKTIDTLTTQLKLSQQEVEFLRRKYKLMWGKVVENYSTTDKE; from the coding sequence ATGAGTTTTAATTGGATGAGTATTGAAGAGTATGCGGATTTAACTGGGTTAGAGCTTCTTGCTATCGAAGAACTGATAGCAAGAGACAAGCTGGTAAGCAGAGTCGAGAACGGGCAGACATATATCGACCCGTCCAAAGGTACTAGCGAGATAGTCCCGTCGCAGCTTCAAGACGTATCCAAATCAAGCAGTCCAGATATGACAGTCCCTGCACAATTTGTCGAAAGGACAATAGGTACTATTATCAATCTTCACGAAAGAGTCCTTGATGCAAAAGATGAGACGATAGAGTCGATTAAAAACGAGAATATGTTTTTAAAAGAGGCTCTCTCATCTCTTCAAGAACTTTATGAAGAGGATAGAAAGACCATAGACACTCTTACGACTCAACTAAAACTTTCTCAGCAAGAGGTTGAGTTTTTAAGAAGAAAATATAAGCTGATGTGGGGGAAAGTCGTTGAGAACTACTCAACAACCGATAAAGAATGA
- a CDS encoding histidinol-phosphatase: protein MLVDLHNHTTLCNHAEGTVDEYIEAAIKKGIKYFGFSDHAPMDFDPKYRMSFDEMSVYEKWINDAKIKYQGKIEVLLGYEVDYLKGYMDERVLNADVDFLIGSVHFIDGWGFDNPEFIGRYHTEDIDKIWQEYFDAIEEMAKFGKFDIIGHLDLIKVFKFMPKRDILSIASNALKAIKKSGAVLELNMAGLRKPIEQTYPSQELLGEAYALDIPITFGSDAHKPEQVGLYNENIIALAREVGYTKCAVFKNRDRELISF from the coding sequence ATGTTAGTGGATTTGCACAATCATACGACGCTTTGTAATCATGCAGAGGGAACAGTTGACGAATATATAGAAGCAGCTATAAAAAAAGGGATCAAATACTTCGGTTTTTCCGACCATGCACCTATGGATTTCGACCCCAAATACCGCATGAGTTTTGACGAGATGAGTGTGTATGAAAAATGGATAAACGATGCAAAGATAAAATATCAAGGCAAGATAGAGGTGCTCCTGGGCTATGAGGTAGATTATCTCAAAGGCTATATGGATGAAAGAGTCTTAAATGCCGACGTGGATTTTCTTATTGGTTCGGTTCACTTTATAGACGGATGGGGCTTTGACAATCCTGAGTTTATAGGAAGATACCATACTGAAGATATCGATAAAATCTGGCAGGAGTATTTTGACGCGATCGAAGAGATGGCAAAGTTTGGAAAATTCGACATCATAGGGCATCTTGACCTGATCAAAGTTTTTAAGTTCATGCCTAAACGCGACATCTTGTCTATCGCATCAAACGCATTAAAAGCGATCAAAAAAAGCGGTGCTGTTTTAGAGTTAAATATGGCGGGACTTAGAAAGCCGATAGAACAGACATATCCCTCACAAGAGCTTCTCGGCGAAGCTTATGCTTTAGATATCCCTATAACTTTCGGCTCAGACGCACACAAACCCGAACAAGTCGGACTGTATAACGAAAACATTATCGCACTAGCACGTGAAGTCGGCTACACAAAGTGTGCCGTCTTTAAAAACAGAGACAGAGAACTGATCAGTTTTTAA
- the purE gene encoding 5-(carboxyamino)imidazole ribonucleotide mutase: MKFVSIIIGSKSDFEVMKSCADTFEAFGVNYELVISSAHRSPERTKEYVEKAEKKGAQVFIAAAGMAAHLAGVLASKTVKPIIGVPMSASALSGIDALLSTVQMPAGMPVATVAIGKAGAINSAYLAMQILALENEDLRVKLKEDRIAKAKKVEMDSMEIETIL, from the coding sequence ATGAAATTTGTTTCGATAATAATCGGTAGTAAAAGTGATTTTGAAGTAATGAAGTCTTGTGCAGATACGTTTGAGGCTTTCGGTGTAAATTATGAGCTTGTTATCTCATCTGCTCACCGTTCTCCTGAACGTACAAAAGAGTATGTAGAAAAAGCTGAGAAAAAAGGTGCACAAGTGTTCATCGCAGCAGCTGGTATGGCGGCTCACTTAGCAGGTGTACTTGCTTCAAAGACTGTTAAACCTATTATCGGTGTTCCTATGAGCGCATCGGCTCTAAGCGGTATCGACGCTCTTCTTTCGACTGTACAGATGCCGGCTGGAATGCCAGTTGCTACTGTTGCTATAGGAAAAGCAGGTGCAATCAACTCTGCATACCTTGCAATGCAGATATTGGCTCTTGAAAATGAAGATTTAAGAGTGAAGCTAAAAGAAGATAGAATAGCAAAAGCTAAAAAAGTCGAGATGGATTCTATGGAGATAGAAACTATTCTTTAA